Proteins from a single region of Sediminispirochaeta bajacaliforniensis DSM 16054:
- a CDS encoding radical SAM protein, producing MNVQSLSIVVPGGCPNACKFCVSRMKADEYKDHIERNLRFRDLYERDYMDRLAFARDNGCNTAILTGDGEPLVNIDFLNDFASWNARLSSPFRWLEIQTSGVGLDEEKLRWLRNTIRVSTISLSLSSIFDNDENASYNGTPESKKIDIKRLTQEIKRYDFNLRISVNMTDFLDEIPTPAIFERLQKMGANMVTFRQLFAEGESEQAAWVREHGASEQTRKKIDDYILSHGSPLGILPTGLMRYSVHDMSIVHDGDCMARQQRGAIRYLILRPNCKLYTRWDDSGSILF from the coding sequence ATGAATGTGCAAAGCCTTTCTATTGTTGTCCCCGGAGGATGTCCAAACGCCTGTAAATTTTGTGTATCCCGTATGAAGGCAGATGAATACAAAGACCATATCGAACGAAACCTTCGTTTTCGAGATCTTTATGAGCGCGATTACATGGACAGATTGGCATTTGCAAGAGACAACGGTTGCAATACGGCCATACTGACGGGAGACGGAGAACCACTAGTAAACATAGACTTCTTAAACGACTTTGCATCCTGGAACGCCCGTCTTTCAAGCCCATTCCGCTGGCTCGAAATACAAACCTCAGGTGTCGGTCTTGATGAAGAAAAGCTACGCTGGCTTCGAAATACCATCAGGGTATCAACTATTTCACTCTCTTTATCGTCGATATTCGATAATGATGAAAATGCCAGCTATAACGGAACACCTGAATCAAAAAAAATTGATATCAAGCGACTGACTCAGGAAATCAAACGTTACGATTTCAATTTGCGGATATCGGTCAATATGACGGATTTTCTCGATGAAATCCCCACCCCGGCCATTTTTGAACGCCTTCAAAAGATGGGAGCCAATATGGTTACCTTTCGCCAGCTCTTCGCAGAAGGAGAGAGCGAACAAGCAGCATGGGTACGGGAACATGGAGCATCGGAACAGACACGAAAAAAAATCGACGATTATATCCTCTCACACGGATCCCCCCTCGGAATCCTCCCCACCGGCCTTATGCGCTACTCGGTCCACGACATGTCCATCGTCCATGACGGTGATTGTATGGCCAGGCAGCAAAGAGGGGCGATTCGATACCTCATTCTCCGGCCCAACTGCAAGCTTTATACCCGTTGGGACGACAGCGGCAGCATTCTGTTTTAA